The sequence TCACGGCACCCGGCCTGCGCCGGATCGCCGGCCTGGTCTATGAGTTGATCGCCGGGCACCGTCAGGGACTCTCAAAGCTGTTTTTTCGCCAGCGCGGCTCGTCCAAAGGTGCGCGGCGCGTGTGATCAGCCTGACCGTGGCGGCGTCGCCGGCAGGCGTGCCGGTGCCCGGTACCGGCCGGTTACTTCTCAGCCGCAGGCACGGCGTCCGACTTTTCGCGGGCCATGCCCAACTCAGTCTTTACTTTGCCCAGAATCTCACTGTAGATCTCGGTGTTTTCCTGCAGGAACCGTCTGGCGGCGTCACGTCCCTGGCCGAGGCGGTTGGAACCATAGCTGAACCAGGAGCCGGATTTTTCGACTATTTCATGCTGCGCGGCCAGATCGAGCAACTCCGCTCCCGATGAAATTCCCTTGCCGTAAATGATGTCGAACTCGGCTTCCTTGAAGGGCGGGGCCACCTTGTTTTTCACGACCCGCACCCGCGTGCGGCTGCCGATCATTTCCTGACCATCCTTGATAGAGGCGATTCTGCGGATATCCAGGCGGACAGTCGAGTAGAACTTCAGCGCATTGCCGCCGGTGGTGGTCTCCGGATTGCCGAACATGACTCCGATCTTCATCCGAATCTGATTGATGAACACGATGGCGGTATGTGACTTGGCCGTAATGGCCGTGAGTTTGCGCAGGGCCTGCGACATCAGCCGGGCCTGCAGTCCCATGTGCGCATCACCCATCTCGCCCTCGATTTCCGAACGCGGTGTCAGGGCCGCCACGGAGTCGACGGCGATGATATCCACGGCTGACGAACGAACCAGCGCCTCGACTATGTCCAGCGCCTGTTCGCCGTTGTCCGGCTGGGAGATCAGCAGGTTCTCGATGTCAACGCCCAGCGCCCCGGCGTACGTGGCATCAAACGCATGCTCGGCGTCGATGAAGGCTGCGGTGCCGCCGAGTTTCTGGGCCTCGGCTATAATATGCAGGGTGAGAGTGGTCTTTCCGGATGCTTCCGGGCCGAATACCTCGGTCACCCGGCCGCGCGGTATTCCGCCCACGCCGAGTGCGTAATCAAGGCCGAGCGAGCCGGTCGGGATGGTCTCAACCTCCAGCACCTGGCCGTTGCCGAGCCGCATGATCGAGCCTTTGCCGAACGAGCGTTCAATCTGGGTCAATGCGGCTTCGAGAGCTTTTCTTCGGTCTGTAACGGCAGAGGTAGAGCTTGCCATGTCAGCTTTGCCTTTCTGTATCCTGATTTTCCTGTTCGTCATAGCCGGTATACTATAGATGTTTGATCATGAAATATATCACATTCCGGTTGAAATTAAAGTAATTTCGGCCCCTGACAGGGGGTGTCACCGTGTGGCGGTCATCCCCGGTCCCGTACCCCCGGCGATTCACGGCAGAACCGTTCGCACGGCACACACATCGGCCCGGTCGGTCATGGTGAATGATTGTGCATAATAATGGTCTATTTTGTAACAATTACGAACAGCCTTGCATCCTCAGTCGCCGGACCCTCTGCGGAGCTACGGCGAGCTTTGCAGGCGATCACGTATCCCTTTGGCAACAAACGAGTTATCTTGGGGCTTCAATCGTCGGCCTTTCGTTATCTGTCGGCATGATTATTGCAGCGGTTACCTGCGGATAACAATATATGTGCATCACGACAACTATGAATGACAGCAACGAGAGGTCCCCTGTGAAGAGATTACTCCTGATACTTGCAACCGGCCTGATGGTCGCGCCGTCGGTTCTGGCGGTGCCTCGGATTCAGCTTTATATCCCCGGAGCCACCTATGACATGGGTACCGAGACCTGGACTACCCCGGCGCACGAATTCGAACTCTGGGTGGTTGCCAGTAATCTTGACAAGGGGCAGCTCTATGACCTGACGCTGGTGGCATCGCTTGGCGCCGGTGGCAATCCCGTGGGTGGAGCGTTGTCGATCACTGACGCCTCGGCCATTACCACTACTTTCGGGATGGCGGATTACATGTACGGCACGCCCCCGCCGGGTGACGGGTCAATGCCGGCGCACGGTATCTATCCCTCCTGGTATGCCGAGCATAATGTTGCCGCCGTGACCGGTTCACCTTACGAGACGGTCATGGATTATACCGGCGACGGTGGCGGCTCGAACGCTTTTGGAAATATCTTCCGGTTTACCGTGAGCACTACCTACGAGTACGTCCATTTTGATGCCTACGGTTACTTTGCCGACATAGACGGCCAGTTCAAGTTTGCACCTTTTTCACATGATGCTGAGACGGCGGTTCCCGAGCCGGCCACCCTGCTTCTTCTCGGTCTCGGATTGGCCGGGGCGGGGGTTGTCCGGCGTTTGAGGAAGTGACTTTTCTTTCGATGCATGTCAACCGAAAAAGCGGCTCACCCGAGCCGCTTTTTTCTTGCCTGCTCTCGGACGTCGGAAAGTTTTACGTGCACCGGAGCCGGGTCGTGCGGTGTCGATTCCGATTTTGTCGCGCGGATTCCGAGTCGCAGCGTCAGGGTTGCAGCAGTGCCTCGTGCAGTCGCTCGTAGATGGGGCCGGTCGGAGTCAGGGTCGATTTGAACAGGCATATCCGGTCGAGTTGAATCGGGATGGCCTCGAACTTATACGACTGCAGAAAAGCGGTGAGTTCCTCGATTCCCCGGGAACTGCGAACCCGCCCGAGTGTCAGGTGCGCCCTGAAGGATTTCTTTTCCGGTTCGAAACGAAGTTTGCGCACTCTGAGTTCGATCTGCCTGGCCAGGTTCGCCATGGTCTCGGTGTTTTCGCCCAGACCAGCCCAGATGACGCGCGGCCGGTTCAGGTTGGGGAATCCGCCGAGACGGTCGATGGCGGACGCGATGGTCCGAAACTGAGCGGACACCTCGTCGATGACTGTTTTCAGGGAGGGCACACGCGCTTGCTCGGTATCGCCGAGAAACCGCGCGGTGACATGGACGTTGTGCGGGACTACCCATTTTACCGGCCCGCCCGTCTGCCTGCACAGAGATATAATCCTGCCCAGCTGCTCTTCGACGGGCCGGGTCAACGGCAGCGCTATGAACAGACGCATCATGAGATGTCGAGTATCTCCCGGCGAAGCATTTCCAGCGCGGCGTAGCTGGCACGGGCGCGATTGACCTGTCGATCCACGCCCAGCCGGAACAGGCGCGCCTGGTTGGTATGGGCAGAGGCCAGCCCCACGTAGACGGTGCCGACGGGTTTGTCGTCAGTGCCGCCTTCAGGTCCCGCAATCCCGGTTATTGAGAGCGCATAGTCGGTTCGGAAGAGCTTGCGTGCGCCGGCCGCCATAGCTTTGGCGCATTCTTCCGAGACCGCCCCATGCTCCTCGAGAACGGCCGGTTCGACACCGAGTTGCTCCGCTTTTACTTCGTTGGCGTACGCGACAAGGCTGCCGACGAAATACGCCGAGGATCCGGGCACGGAAGTGACCAGCTGACCGAGCAGACCACCGGTGCAGGACTCGGCGGCACTGAGAGTCTTGTCGTTATCCCTGAGCAGGTAGCCGACTACGGCTTCAAGACGGTCATCATCCCGACCGTAGATGTACCGTCCACAAACCTTCTCGAGGCGCCGGGCGAGTCCTTCGGCCTTTTCTGCGGCCTCGGCACCGCTTTGCCCCCGGGCAATGATGCGCAAATCGACCCCGCTGTACGACGGCAGGTAGGCCAGCCTGACGCCGGCTTCGAGTTTCAACTCAACGCCGATCATCTCCGCCAGCCGGGACTCCACAACGCCCGTGGTGCGCAGCTTGATGACCGTGATAGCGCCGATGCCCTTGAGGCCTTTCAAGTAGGGCACAACGTGGTCGACGAGAATCTGCCGCATCTCCACCGGTACGCCCGGCAGACTGATGCAGATGCGGTCCTGCTCGCTAATGCAGATGCCGACCGCCGATCCAATCTTGTTCGGGAAGAACCTGGCCCCCTGGGGCAGTAACGCCTGATTCTGGTTGATGGCGGGCATCTCGATACCGCGCCTGGCCCAGCGTTCTTTTATGTCAGCCAGAACGTCCTCGTGGAAAACGAGGTTGCGCTTGAATACTCTGACCAGGGCCCGTCGGGTCAGGTCATCATCGGTCGGCCCGAGCCCGCCGGTGGTAATGACAATCCGGGCACGCTTGAGGGCCAGCCGGAGGGCCTCCTCCATGGCGTCGAGGGAATCACCGACGGAGCTGTGGTACTTTACGTTCAGTCCGATGGTGGTCAGCCGGGCGGCGATTTGGGCCCCGTTGTCGTCGACCGTGTGGCCGGTCATCAACTCGTCGCCTATGGTGATTATCTCAACGTCCACGGAGGCTCCGGACTAGTTGCCTGTAACAGGGTAGTGAAAAACGCGCTCGGCCACAAACAGAATCAGCCGCACGGTTATATTGGCGTAAAGTCCGGCGGCGACATCGTCCATGGTGACTCCCCAGCCACGAGGGAGCCTCTCCAGGGAACCGACCGGAGGCAGCTTGACGACGTCGAAGAATCGAAAAGCAAGGAATGCCAGCACGCAGGCGGTCAGCGAATGCGGGACGAACAGCAGGGCCGTGAACATACCCGCCCATTCGTCGATGACAATCCGCCGCGAGTCGTGGCCGTACAGCACTTCAGCCAGCCCCGATACCCACACCGAGAGAACGATCGCCGCGATGGTCACAAGCAGAAGGATCGCGCCGTGGTTTCCTATAAGCAGGCAGGCAATCACCCAGGCGGGGATTGTCCCCCAGGTGCCGGGAAACGGCCTGAGGTACCCCGAATACAGGCCGGTAGCGAGGCATTTGACGAGCGTGTCTCTCATCGCCGCCGCTACTTCAGGACTGATTTTATCATGTAGAAGTATTTCACGATGTAATCCACCCCGGACCAGACGGTGATGGCCGCCGTGACCCACAGTCCCAGGTTGAAGTAGAAGTAATAGTCGAATTCAAGCAGGCCCAACGCCGGGCTCTCCAGTTGCGTAAGCAGGGCCAGCAGGGTGATGTAGCCGATCACGATGCCGACGACCGTCATCTGCACGAAGGTTTTGAGCTTGGCCCCCCAGCTCGGCGGGATGACTACACCCTTGTAGGCGGCCAGCAGCCTCAGGCCGGTGATCGCAAACTCGCGGCCGACGATCAGAATGACCGGCACGGCCGACACGAACTTCATGGCGATAAACGTGATAAGAGCGGACGAGACCAGGATCTTGTCGGCCAGCGGATCCATGAATTTTCCGAACCCGGTGACAATTCCATACTTGCGCGCATAGTACCCGTCGGCCATGTCGGTGAGCGCCGCCAGGACAAAGAGAGCCAGCCCCACAAGCTTCATGTAGAAGTTGTCCACGATGAAGAAGAACATGAACACCGGTGCCAGGGCAATGCGAAGCAGGGTCAAAAGATTCGGCATGTTCATGATGCGGCAAGGTAGGCCATCCGCCGCGACCAGTCAATCGGGAAAACCCGAAGCGCTGACAAGTTCGGGCAGTCGCGGTCCGCAGGGCCGGGCGGTTTTTTCCGCACCGGAAGAAGAAAACTGGATTTTGGCGAGGGGAGGGCGGCGCAAGGCGGTGGCATCCCGGAAGATCACACGAGGCTGTGTGCCGGTCGGCCTGCCGGGCGAAGGCCGGGCCGATCCGGTCGGAGCCTGTGGTGCGGAGGTCTAATCGCTTACGTGAGAATTAATTAGGGACAATAAAAAACCCAGGCAGGTGGTCAGTCCTACCTGGGCGGACGATATTAGGTAATCCACAGAAAGAGTAACACTTTCCGATTGCACGTCAAACATAACATATTCCCCCGGCTTGTCAAGGGAAAAATTAAGATTTTTGGGCTTTTGCCGGGGTTTGTGAAACCCCTCGCGGCTTTGCCCGGCCGGCCCGATATCCCGGGCTGGCCGGCGGTGCCGAACCGGCAGATCGGCGCCGCCGGCTACCCGATGGATGAGAAAGAGACTCAGCTACAGCCTGACGTTGCCCCGCAGGTGTCGCATTTCAGGCAGGTGCCGTTGCGGATCATGGTAAAGGATCCGCATTCCTGGCACATGTCTCCTTCGTAGCCTCGGAGTCGAGCGAGGGTGATTTCTCGCCGGATGAGGTGCTCTCCCCTCTCGGCCGCGCCGTCGGTTGCTGTACCGACATATTCAAGCACCGCCTCCGGTTCTGGAGATTCTTCTGCTGGAGCGTGATTCTCCATCTGCTTACCACTGCCGTTGCCTCCTTTAGCATCGCCGTTGCCGTCACCGTTGGGGTTGAATCGCAGGTGCCGCGTGCGTATGTCATCCTGGTTGCGGCTGGCCGTAGTGAGTTGGCCCGTGATCTGCGGCGTGGCCGGCTCCTCGGCCTCCCATTCCGTTGATTCCTCCGCCGGTGTCCCCAGGGCATCCATCCGGAGGTCCTCCTCCGAGATGTGAGCCAGGTCGTTACGTTCGAGGTAGGTAATGGCGAGTTCCCTGAAGATATAGTCAATGATCGAAGTGGCCATGCGAATCGATTTGTTCCCCTTGACTATGCCGTTGGGTTCGAAGCGGCTGAAGAGGAAAGCCTCGACGAACTCCTCCAGGGGAACGCCGTGCTGCAAGCCCAGGGAAACGGCTATCGCGAAACAGTTCATGAGGGAACGGAAAGCCGCCCCCTCGCGGTGCATGTCAAGAAAGATCTCGCCCAGGGTGCCGTCGGAATACTCGCCCGTCCTGAGGTAGATCTTGTGGTTTCCGACAACCGCCTTCTGCGTGTATCCTCCTCGCCGGTTCGGCAGCTTGCGCCGCTTGGCGATGTAGCGGTAGACGAGACGTTCGGTCATCTTTCGGGCCACGCTGTCCACCGTCAGCTCCTGCTCACCGTCAGTGTCTTCATCAAAGAGCGCCGCACTGAGCGGCTGGCTGAGCTTGGAGCCGTTCCGGTAGATAGCCACCGCCTTGTTCATGGACTCCCAGGCGAGGCGGTAGGCCTTCTTGACGTCGTCGATCGTGGCCTGCCCGGGCATATTGATCGTCTTGGAGATGGCCCCGGAGACGAACGGCTGAGCGGCCGCCATCATGCGGATGTGGGCCTCGTAGCTGATAAACCGTCGGCCGTGCCGTCCGCATTTGCTGGCGCAGTCGAATATGGGCTGGTGTTTCTCTTTCAGGTGCGGGGCGCCCTCGAGGGTCATGGTCCCGCAACAGAATTCGTTGGCTGCCTCGATCTGTTCCCGTGTGAAGCCCAGCGTCTGCAGCAGGTTGAAGTTGACAGAATCGATGGTTGGCCGGTCCAGCCCGATGGTATCGAGCAGGAACTCCTCGCCCAGGGTGTACTTGTTAAAGGCGAAGGTGATGTCGAAGACGTCGGCCAGGCATTCTTCAAGGCTCTGCAATTCCGCCTCGCCGAACCCCTTGGCTTTGAGCGACTCGTGATTGATATACGGGGCGCCTTTGAGCGTCTTGTAACCGGTCGCAAAAACGGATATGTCCTTGATCTCGTCCTCGGAGTACCCGAGTCTCTGCAGGGCGATGGGCACCGACTGGTTGATGATTTTGAAGTACCCGCCGCCGGCCAGCCTCTTGAACTTGACGAGGGCGAAGTCCGGCTCTATGCCGGTGGTGTCGCAGTCCATCAGCAGGCCGATGGTGCCGGTGGGGGCGATTACCGTCGTCTGCGCGTTGCGAAAACCATATACGTCCCCCATCTCGAGCGCCTTATCCCAAGCGGCGCGAGCCGTCTGAACGACTTCTTCGGGCAGGTAGGCCGGGTTGATGCCGTTGGGCTTTACGGTCAGCCCTTCGTACTCGGTCTTCTCGGCGTTGTAGGCGGCGCGGCGATGGTTGCGCACGACGCGGAGCATGTGCTCGCGGTTACGGTAGAAGCCCGGGAACGGTCCGAGTTCCTTGGCCATTTCGGCCGACGTGACGTAAGCCTGGCCGGTCAGGATGGCCGTGAGAGCCGCGCACCAGGCGTATCCTCGGGGCGAATCGTAAGGGATACCCATGCGCATGAGCACGGTGCCGAGATTGGCATAGCCCAGGCCAAGGGTTCGGAATTCGAAACTCTTCTGAGCGGTCGCCTTCGATGGGAACGAGGCCATGAGCACCGAAACCTCGAGCACGATCGTCCAGATACGAATAGCGTGCAGGTAGGCATCAAGGTCGAACCGTCCCTCGTCGTCGAGAAACTTCGCGAGGTTGATCGAGGCCAGGTTGCAGGCCGTGTCGTCAAGGAACATATACTCGGAGCACGGGTTCGAGGCATTGATGCGGCCGTCCTCCGGGCAGGTATGCCACTCGTTGATCGTCGTGTCGAACTGAACCCCCGGGTCGGCGCAGGACCAGGCGGAATAACATATTTTTTCCCAGAGACGGGCAGCCGGAATGGTCCGCTTGACGGACCCGTCGGTGCGCTGCCGGAGCGCCCAGTCCTCCGACGCCTGGAGTTTCTGGAAGAACTCGTTGGGTATCCGGACCGAGTTGTTGGAGTTCTGTCCCGAGACGGTCAGGTACGCTTCACTGTCCCAGTTGGTGTCCAGTGCGGTGAACTCGATTTCGGTCACTCCCTGAGAGGCCAGTTCGAGAATCTTGTTGATATACGCCGGTGGTACGGCGTAATGCCGGGCGATGCGAAGCGCCTCCTTGAGCTCCGGATTTTTCTTGGGGTCGGTCTGGACCGTGCTGCCGCCGTTACCGTCGCTGCCGAATGCGGCCGCAAAAATTTCCTGAAGCTGGCGTCGAATGACCTTTGAGCCGGCCACCAGGGCGGCGACTTTCTGCTCTTCGACGACTTTCCAGCTGATGAAGTCCTCGATATCCGGATGGTCGAGATCAAGGCAGACCATCTTGGCGGCGCGGCGGGTCGTCCCGCCTGACTTGATGGCTCCGGCGGCGCGGTCGCCGATCCGCAGAAACGACATGAGCCCGGAGGATTTGCCCCCGCCGGACAGCCGCTCACCGACACCGCGCAGGGGGGAAAAGTTGGTCCCGGTGCCGGAGCCGTACTTGAACAGGCGGGCTTCCCGAACCCATAAATCCATTATACCGCCGGTGTTGACGAGATCATCGTTGACCGACTGGATAAAGCAGGCGTGCGGCTGCGGCCGCTCGTAGGCGTTGGCGGCCACGGTCAGGACGTGGCTGGTCGGGTCGACATAGTAGTGTCCCTGCGGAGAGCCGGTGATACCGTATGCCTCGTACAGACCGGTGTTGAACCACTGGGGGGAATTGGGTGCCGCTACCTGGTCGGCCAGCATGTAGCAAATCTCATCGTAGAACGTCCGGGCGTCCGATTCACTGTCAAAGTAGTTGAACCGCTCAGCCCAGTTCCGCCAGCAGCCGGCCAGGCGGTGAAAAACCTGCCGGGCGTCCCCTTCACCGCCGGTCACCGGTTCGCCGTCTTCGTTGACTACGGCCCGGCCGTGTTCGTCGTACTGCGGGACACCGCGCTTCCGGAAGTACTTTTGGGCCAGGATGTCGGTCGCGACCTGCGACCAGCGCTCAGGGACTTCTATATTATCGAGTTTGAAAACGGTCGAACCGTCGGGGTTCTTTATTTCTGACGATCGCCGGGCGAAGTTGATTCGGGCATACGGCGACTCTCCTTCCCGGGTGAAATGCCGGCGTATCTTCAAGCGTTACCTCCTGTAACTGAGTCCCCTGCACCAACCATCAGGAGACCGCATCCTGTGTTGTCACCTTCGCGGTCTAAAACGGTGTGTCCGCTACCGGCGAGTAGACCCTCTCGGCGTCAGAGATGGCGAAGTTTCCGGTCTTGCTCCAAGCCCGAAGATCTCCTTCCGATCAAGCTCTCTTTCACAGTTGTTGGGACATCCTAACCTGTCAGGCGTGGTTTTCCTGTCAGCAAGGACCACAACATATAGTGGTAGCGATAAACACAACTACAAAAAATTGTGGTTTTTCATCAGAATCCTGTACTCTCTTGACTATCAAGTAAGTATCCGGGCGCCGAGATTTGGCCTGACCTTTCGTTTTTTGACACAACCCCTCAGATAAAAACTTAACGTTCGTAAGTGGCTCGAAATAATATAATTACGTGACAGGGACTTGATGCGCCGGGCTATCTGATATGACGTATATTTTTTTCCACAAGTTAATTGCCTGCAAAATAAAGAGTTAGGCAGACCCGACCAAGCTATCAACAAATTGTCCACAGCGCCTGTGCAAAAACGTCAGGCCTCAAACGCACTGAAGACTCTCTTTTGGTCCGGGCGGATTTGTTGGGCGGGGTCAGGGACGGGCGGGCGGCACATGAGATTGGGCTTCTTCGCACCGGGCCGATGGTCCGTCGCCGGCGTGGCATGACTAAGCAGATTCGTTACCGGTCCCCGGCCCGGCAGCTGGCGTCAGTATCATGCAGGCCCCCGCCGGTTTTACTGTCACAAGTTTCTTTCCGTAACACGGCCGTCTGCATATATATGGAGAGGCCGGCGCTGATCGCATTCGGATCGTGCCGGTAGTGAACGAGAAACTGTCATGCGTGTGTTTGCAGCCCACAGTAATCATTGCAGGCGGTCGATTACCCGCTGTCCGGCGGCGGCTCTGCCGGTTGGCACGGCGTTTGATGTTGTATCAGCACGGCGTTGGAGGGTGCGACCTGTGCTGAAGAGCCTGCTTATCTCGCTGATAATTCTTCTTCTGATGGTGCTGATTTTCGGCGTCATCTGCGGCTGGTGCGGTACCGTGCGTGCTGCCGGGGCCGGGATTGTGCGGGGCGCGGTCACGGACTCTGACACCGGTGAGCCGCTGGCGCGGGTCACCGTGCGCGTGCAGGGCACCGGTTTCTCGACGCTTACCAACGACAACGGGCAGTACCGTCTCGTTCTGGCTCCCGGGTCCTACGAGCTTAAATTCACTCACATCAGCTACTACTCGGAACCGGTAGTGGTCAACCTTGAAGACACTGCGACAGTCCGCGACGTGGCCATGCGTCCGTCCGTTACCGACATCGGTACAATGCGCGTGTACACGCGCGCCTATGATCCGGCCCAGCAGATTATCGTGGAGGCGATTCGGCGCAAGAAAAGCATGCTGGATAAGATCCACGACTACCGGTTTCACGCGTACACGAAGTTCGTGCTGAACGACGAATCACGGCAGGATTCCAGCGAGATTTTCCTTCTCGCGGAGTCGCAGACCACCGGGTATTGGGAGCAACCGGATAAATACAAGGAAATCATCACGGCGCGAAAGCAGTCGGCCAACCTTCAGTCGGGAAACATCCTCATTGCCGTCGGGGGGATGCTGAACTTCAACCGGGACCGTATCGAAATAGGCGACTACCTCCTGGTTTCACCGACGGCCAATGACGCCCTCGATCACTACGACTTCTACCTGATCGACACGATCACGGTGGACGGAAGGCCGGTGTACCGGCTGGAACTGGAGCCGAAGGATTCGTCGGAAGCGCTGTTTACGGGCGTGATTCACATCGTCGATTCCACGTACGATCTGGTCATGGCCGATCTGGGTTTCAGCAAGGGGACGAAATTCCCGTTTCTGGTCAATCCCCGCTATTCTCAGACCTACGCCAGGTTTGAAAACGACTGCTGGATGCCGGTAGAAATCAGGTTGAGCGCCGACGTTGACATAAACGCCCCCCTGCCGGGAATCCCGTCGCGCCTGTCGTTCCTGCACAGCGCCTCCCTGTACGACTTCCGGTTCGACCAGGGAATACCGAAGCGAACGTTCGACGAGTACTTTCTCGAGGTGGCCGAGAACGCGGACAACGTCGATACCGCGGCGTGGAACGCCCGGCAGACCATACCGCTGACGGAGCAGGAGATACTGGCGCTACAGCGCATTGACTCCGTCGAGAACGCACCCAGGTCTTTCGGGCAGCGCCTGGCCCGCGTCGGCCTCGGGCTCAGTTTTCTGCTCGTGGCAGGCCAGGACGACATTTTTCATTTCAACCGCGTGGAAGGGCCGTACGTCGGGGCCGGCCTTACGCTGCGCCGGCTCGTCCCGCGGGCACGGTTCCGGATAAAGTCCGGCTACGCCTTCGATGGCGAGTACTGGCAGCACCATTACGGTGTCACGTACCAATTCGACCGCTGGCACCTGTCCGTAGGGGGAGACTACCACGACGAGGTAATTGCGCGTGAGTCGGCCATGTCCAGCGACGGCTACAACAGGTCGCTGCTGGCGCTTCTTTACAAGGTGGACTCGCGCGACTTTTACCTGGAACGAGGATTCCGCCTGTCTGCCTCCTTCAGGCCGTTGAATTTCACCCGGCTGCGGCTGGGCTATGCCGACTGCAATCACTGGTCGACGCCCGTGCACACAGACTACAGCCTCTTCAGGCGTGACATGGATGCCCGTGCCAATCTCGCCGTAGCGGAAGGCAAGTACCGCACGGTCACGGTTGGTTTTACATACGACTCCCGCAGGCGGTTCAAGATCAAGGGAGAGGAAACCTCCATCTCCAACCCCCAATACACGATCCTTGACGCCGGCGCCGAGCACGCCTCGCCGGATTTCATTGACAATGACTTTGATTTCACCCGGTATCACGTGTCGCTGTTCAGGAGACAGCGCCTGTTTTCATTGGGCGTTTCGTCGCTGTACGTATACGGAGGCTGGTCGGAACGGTCACTGCCGCCTCAGCGGTTCCATACGGTAGGTCACGCCAGCGGCATCCTCTTTGAAATTCCGGGATTCAACACTCTGCATGAGAGCAATTTCGTCGGTACGCGGGCACTGGCGGCGTTCGTCAACCACGATTTCGGCGACCTTCCGTTTGCCCGGAGCGGACTGCCTCTGCTTACGCATATTCCCTTCACACTGTCGCTGCACGGCGGTGTCTTCCGGACCGAACTGGATGACCGTATTGCCCGACCTAAGGCCGGCTGGTACAACACGGCCCCGACCGAGTACACTGAAGCCGGGCTCGGCCTGGCCAACCTGACGCCGTTTCTCATGCCCTTGAACATGGCGCTGTATTTCACCTGGCAACTCTCCGACTACGACACCGACCGTTTTCAGCTTACGTGGGGCATCAAGCTGTAAAGTCGGGGTCGGGCTTTCTTCTGCCTTCGGTTGTCTTCCTGTCCTGAGGTTCAAGGAATCCTCAGAACCTGTCGAAAACGTTACTACACGAAAGTATCCAGCGGAGAAACAGGAGCAACCATGTCCGTATTCATTGAGGTAATCGAATGGCTTGACCCCACCGGCGATGAGATGATCTACCGGATTCCGCAGGAGGGATCGGCGGACTTCAAGCTCGGAGCCCAGTTGATTGTCCGGGACAGCCAGATGGCCATCTTCTTCAAGAACGGCCATGCCGCCGATCAGTTCACGACGGGTCGGCACACCCTTTCGACCTTGAACATTCCGATCCTGACCCGCCTTCTGGCCTTCCCGCTCGGGTTCAACTCGCCGTTCAGGGCCGAGGTGTATTTTATCAACCTGCGGGTGTTCACCAGTCTGAAATGGGGGACACGACACCCGGTGACGTTCAAGGACAGCAAACTCGGCCTGATCCGTCTTCGCGGGTTCGGCGCCTTCACGATGCGCATAACCGAGCCGGCGCTGTTTCTTAATTCCATTGTCGGGCGGCAGGCAAAGTATACGACGACCGAGATCCAGGACTATCTCAGGGATGTAATTGTCGCCCGTCTCAACGATCTGCTGGGGGAGAAGCTCGATACGATACTTGACCTGCCGGCCGTTTACACGGAACTCGCCGAGCAGTTCAAGGGGATTGTCAGCAACGAGTTCGAGAAATACGGCCTGGAGCTGGTTGACTTCTACATTTCATCGATCACCCCGCCGGACGAGGTCGGCAAGATGATCGACCAGCGCTCCGGCCTGGAGGCGGTGGGCGATCTGGACAAGTTTCTCAAGTTCG comes from Acidobacteriota bacterium and encodes:
- a CDS encoding vitamin B12-dependent ribonucleotide reductase, with protein sequence MKIRRHFTREGESPYARINFARRSSEIKNPDGSTVFKLDNIEVPERWSQVATDILAQKYFRKRGVPQYDEHGRAVVNEDGEPVTGGEGDARQVFHRLAGCWRNWAERFNYFDSESDARTFYDEICYMLADQVAAPNSPQWFNTGLYEAYGITGSPQGHYYVDPTSHVLTVAANAYERPQPHACFIQSVNDDLVNTGGIMDLWVREARLFKYGSGTGTNFSPLRGVGERLSGGGKSSGLMSFLRIGDRAAGAIKSGGTTRRAAKMVCLDLDHPDIEDFISWKVVEEQKVAALVAGSKVIRRQLQEIFAAAFGSDGNGGSTVQTDPKKNPELKEALRIARHYAVPPAYINKILELASQGVTEIEFTALDTNWDSEAYLTVSGQNSNNSVRIPNEFFQKLQASEDWALRQRTDGSVKRTIPAARLWEKICYSAWSCADPGVQFDTTINEWHTCPEDGRINASNPCSEYMFLDDTACNLASINLAKFLDDEGRFDLDAYLHAIRIWTIVLEVSVLMASFPSKATAQKSFEFRTLGLGYANLGTVLMRMGIPYDSPRGYAWCAALTAILTGQAYVTSAEMAKELGPFPGFYRNREHMLRVVRNHRRAAYNAEKTEYEGLTVKPNGINPAYLPEEVVQTARAAWDKALEMGDVYGFRNAQTTVIAPTGTIGLLMDCDTTGIEPDFALVKFKRLAGGGYFKIINQSVPIALQRLGYSEDEIKDISVFATGYKTLKGAPYINHESLKAKGFGEAELQSLEECLADVFDITFAFNKYTLGEEFLLDTIGLDRPTIDSVNFNLLQTLGFTREQIEAANEFCCGTMTLEGAPHLKEKHQPIFDCASKCGRHGRRFISYEAHIRMMAAAQPFVSGAISKTINMPGQATIDDVKKAYRLAWESMNKAVAIYRNGSKLSQPLSAALFDEDTDGEQELTVDSVARKMTERLVYRYIAKRRKLPNRRGGYTQKAVVGNHKIYLRTGEYSDGTLGEIFLDMHREGAAFRSLMNCFAIAVSLGLQHGVPLEEFVEAFLFSRFEPNGIVKGNKSIRMATSIIDYIFRELAITYLERNDLAHISEEDLRMDALGTPAEESTEWEAEEPATPQITGQLTTASRNQDDIRTRHLRFNPNGDGNGDAKGGNGSGKQMENHAPAEESPEPEAVLEYVGTATDGAAERGEHLIRREITLARLRGYEGDMCQECGSFTMIRNGTCLKCDTCGATSGCS
- a CDS encoding DUF5686 family protein, producing MLKSLLISLIILLLMVLIFGVICGWCGTVRAAGAGIVRGAVTDSDTGEPLARVTVRVQGTGFSTLTNDNGQYRLVLAPGSYELKFTHISYYSEPVVVNLEDTATVRDVAMRPSVTDIGTMRVYTRAYDPAQQIIVEAIRRKKSMLDKIHDYRFHAYTKFVLNDESRQDSSEIFLLAESQTTGYWEQPDKYKEIITARKQSANLQSGNILIAVGGMLNFNRDRIEIGDYLLVSPTANDALDHYDFYLIDTITVDGRPVYRLELEPKDSSEALFTGVIHIVDSTYDLVMADLGFSKGTKFPFLVNPRYSQTYARFENDCWMPVEIRLSADVDINAPLPGIPSRLSFLHSASLYDFRFDQGIPKRTFDEYFLEVAENADNVDTAAWNARQTIPLTEQEILALQRIDSVENAPRSFGQRLARVGLGLSFLLVAGQDDIFHFNRVEGPYVGAGLTLRRLVPRARFRIKSGYAFDGEYWQHHYGVTYQFDRWHLSVGGDYHDEVIARESAMSSDGYNRSLLALLYKVDSRDFYLERGFRLSASFRPLNFTRLRLGYADCNHWSTPVHTDYSLFRRDMDARANLAVAEGKYRTVTVGFTYDSRRRFKIKGEETSISNPQYTILDAGAEHASPDFIDNDFDFTRYHVSLFRRQRLFSLGVSSLYVYGGWSERSLPPQRFHTVGHASGILFEIPGFNTLHESNFVGTRALAAFVNHDFGDLPFARSGLPLLTHIPFTLSLHGGVFRTELDDRIARPKAGWYNTAPTEYTEAGLGLANLTPFLMPLNMALYFTWQLSDYDTDRFQLTWGIKL